In Bacteroidota bacterium, one genomic interval encodes:
- a CDS encoding succinylglutamate desuccinylase/aspartoacylase family protein, translating to MKRHHVTAILMLAGFGALATLAAIDFLKMRQPDLLRPSPALTTVRQLSDYLPNLKGTAGDTRIFDFDSGVPGATVMLLGGSHPNEPAGFIAATLVLENIQVDQGRVLVIPQACASGFAYTDPFEGSPSSFTIPARSGPRTFRFGSRVCSPLDQWPDPLVYSHFPSGQQLSGFETRNLNRSYPGRPNGTFAERVGWAIMEVIRRENVDVAFDLHEAAPEIPIINAIVYHEKCEDIAMTAVLALEIEDLNYAPELSPENFRGLSHREWGDATNAYPFLMETSNPIQGRLRGRT from the coding sequence ATGAAGAGGCATCACGTCACGGCAATTCTCATGCTGGCCGGTTTCGGAGCCCTGGCGACTCTGGCCGCCATCGACTTCCTCAAGATGAGGCAGCCGGATCTCCTGCGGCCGAGCCCCGCCCTCACCACTGTGCGGCAGCTGAGTGACTATTTGCCCAACCTGAAAGGAACGGCAGGCGACACCCGGATATTTGATTTCGACTCGGGCGTCCCCGGGGCGACGGTCATGCTTCTGGGGGGCTCGCATCCGAACGAACCGGCGGGCTTTATCGCCGCGACGCTCGTTCTCGAAAACATCCAGGTCGATCAGGGACGCGTTCTCGTGATTCCGCAAGCCTGTGCGAGCGGCTTCGCATATACCGATCCGTTCGAAGGCAGCCCAAGTTCGTTTACCATCCCGGCCAGATCCGGCCCCCGGACCTTTCGTTTTGGCTCCCGCGTCTGCAGTCCGCTTGACCAATGGCCCGATCCTCTGGTCTATTCTCATTTTCCGTCGGGACAGCAGCTTTCGGGGTTCGAAACGCGGAATCTGAATCGTTCCTACCCCGGTCGACCGAACGGCACGTTTGCGGAGCGCGTGGGCTGGGCCATCATGGAAGTGATCCGACGGGAGAATGTCGATGTCGCTTTTGATCTTCACGAAGCCGCTCCGGAGATCCCGATCATCAACGCGATCGTCTATCACGAAAAGTGCGAGGATATCGCGATGACCGCCGTGCTGGCGCTGGAGATCGAGGATCTCAATTACGCCCCCGAGCTCTCGCCCGAAAACTTCCGCGGCCTGAGCCACCGCGAATGGGGCGATGCTACGAACGCGTATCCGTTCCTGATGGAAACGAGCAACCCTATCCAGGGACGACTTCGCGGCCGCACCAA